One Mycobacteriales bacterium DNA segment encodes these proteins:
- a CDS encoding type VII secretion target has protein sequence MAGGFSVEVDTLRALSSELNSIGDTVGTAQHGMDGLGDGQTGDGDLTGAVHHFKDKWEYSLKKIKETAEKTSEKVTSAADGYDQVDGAIADAAAGRS, from the coding sequence ATGGCAGGCGGGTTCTCGGTAGAGGTCGACACGCTGCGGGCACTGTCGAGCGAGCTCAACTCGATCGGCGACACGGTCGGCACGGCCCAGCACGGCATGGACGGCCTCGGTGACGGCCAGACCGGCGACGGCGACCTCACCGGCGCGGTGCACCACTTCAAGGACAAGTGGGAGTACTCGTTGAAGAAGATCAAGGAGACCGCCGAGAAGACCTCCGAGAAGGTCACCTCGGCCGCGGACGGGTACGACCAGGTCGACGGCGCCATCGCGGACGCGGCGGCGGGCAGGTCGTGA
- a CDS encoding DEAD/DEAH box helicase has protein sequence MAPTKPAQPPLRTWQRRALSAYLVRRPSDFLAVATPGAGKTTFALRVAAELLADRTVAAVTVVTPTEHLKNQWALAAAALGIPLDPTFRNADGATARDFRGAVVTYAQVAAAPALHRARTANRRTLVVLDEVHHAGDALSWGDAIREAFDPAARRLALTGTPFRSDENAIPFVRYETEPDGALRSAADHSYGYGEALRDGVVRPVIFLAYSGEARWRTRAGLELSARLGEPGTAEHIARAWRTALDPAGDWVPSVLTAANQRLSQVRASMPDAGGLVIATDQTAARAYAARLREITGQAPALVLSDDRGSTKRIAGFAASDDRWMVAVRMVSEGVDVPRLAVGVYATSASTPLYFAQAIGRFVRARRPGETASVFLPSVPPLLRLAGELEAVRDHVLGRKKSDADEDGGWDDDLLAAAQTGRDEQTDEDKAFTALGASAHLDQVIFDGASFGTGATPGTADEEEYLGLPGLLEPDQVATLLRARQAKQVALQKKAPVTAPVPTLAAAPHERRAALRKQLNALVAARHHRTGQPHGTIHNELRRQCGGPPTAVCSVEQLEQRIATLQSW, from the coding sequence ATGGCGCCGACCAAGCCGGCCCAGCCGCCGCTGCGTACCTGGCAGCGGCGCGCCCTGTCGGCCTACCTGGTCCGGCGTCCCTCCGACTTCCTCGCGGTGGCGACGCCCGGGGCCGGCAAGACGACGTTCGCGCTGCGGGTCGCCGCCGAGCTGCTGGCCGACCGGACCGTCGCCGCCGTCACCGTGGTCACCCCGACCGAGCACCTGAAGAACCAGTGGGCGCTGGCCGCGGCCGCGCTCGGCATCCCGCTCGACCCGACCTTCCGCAACGCCGACGGGGCCACCGCGCGCGACTTCCGCGGCGCCGTGGTGACGTACGCGCAGGTGGCCGCCGCTCCGGCGCTGCACCGGGCGCGGACCGCGAACCGGCGCACGCTGGTCGTGCTGGACGAGGTCCACCACGCCGGCGACGCGCTGTCCTGGGGCGACGCGATCCGGGAGGCGTTCGACCCGGCGGCCCGGCGGCTCGCGCTGACCGGGACGCCGTTCCGCTCGGACGAGAACGCGATCCCCTTCGTCCGGTACGAGACCGAGCCGGACGGGGCGCTGCGCTCGGCCGCCGACCACTCGTACGGGTACGGCGAGGCGCTGCGCGACGGCGTGGTCCGGCCGGTGATCTTCCTGGCGTACTCGGGGGAGGCACGCTGGCGGACCCGGGCCGGGCTGGAGCTCTCGGCCCGGCTGGGGGAACCGGGCACGGCCGAGCACATCGCGCGGGCCTGGCGGACCGCGCTGGACCCGGCCGGGGACTGGGTGCCCTCGGTGCTGACCGCGGCCAACCAGCGGCTGTCCCAGGTCCGGGCGTCGATGCCGGACGCGGGCGGGCTGGTGATCGCGACCGACCAGACCGCGGCCCGGGCGTACGCGGCCCGGCTGCGGGAGATCACCGGGCAGGCGCCCGCGCTGGTGCTGTCCGACGACCGCGGCTCGACCAAGCGGATCGCCGGCTTCGCCGCCTCCGACGACCGCTGGATGGTCGCCGTCCGGATGGTGAGCGAGGGCGTCGACGTGCCCCGCCTGGCCGTCGGGGTGTACGCGACCTCGGCCTCGACCCCGCTCTACTTCGCCCAGGCGATCGGTCGGTTCGTCCGGGCCCGGCGGCCGGGGGAGACCGCGTCGGTGTTCCTGCCCTCGGTGCCGCCGCTGCTGCGGCTGGCCGGCGAGCTGGAGGCCGTCCGGGACCACGTGCTGGGGCGGAAGAAGTCCGACGCGGACGAGGACGGCGGCTGGGACGACGACCTGCTGGCCGCGGCCCAGACCGGGCGGGACGAGCAGACCGACGAGGACAAGGCGTTCACGGCGCTGGGCGCGTCCGCGCACCTGGACCAGGTGATCTTCGACGGGGCCTCGTTCGGGACCGGCGCGACGCCGGGGACGGCCGACGAGGAGGAGTACCTCGGGCTGCCCGGGCTGCTGGAGCCGGACCAGGTCGCGACGCTGCTGCGGGCCCGGCAGGCCAAGCAGGTCGCGCTGCAGAAGAAGGCGCCGGTCACCGCGCCGGTCCCGACGCTGGCGGCGGCGCCGCACGAGCGCCGGGCCGCGCTGCGCAAGCAGCTCAACGCGCTGGTCGCGGCCCGGCACCACCGGACCGGGCAGCCGCACGGGACGATCCACAACGAGCTGCGCCGGCAGTGCGGCGGGCCGCCGACCGCGGTCTGCTCGGTCGAGCAGCTCGAGCAGCGGATCGCGACCCTGCAGTCCTGGTAG
- a CDS encoding YhjD/YihY/BrkB family envelope integrity protein, with amino-acid sequence MTRQQHVSVLRRTVAKAWDDRVLGLSAEAAFWQLLSLAPLFLALLGSVGYLSGLLGAGTVNQIEASLLDASQRAFAPSVVNQIITPTVDEVLRRGRADVISVGFLLGLWAGSSATATFVNTVTIAYGMRDLRGAVRSRLLALWLYLLTVVIGIVLLPVMVLGPGRLLQFFPDSVRGDVESVINVTYWPVVALLLLVGLVTFYHLAPPRRLPWHRGFPGAMLAGLVFVGGTFGLREYINFVADRGFSYGALAAPIGALLFFYVLALAVLLGAELNATIEQTWPTRAPLPVTRPYLAPDAALRRPQPRHFKADPTAGGATAVSPDVTTDHSAADHSAADHSATDHSATDHSATDHSATDHSAADHSAAEGLSAGRSSVDDRTAPEGAANGRRPDRGATNGRPPADAAPERPVRAADQDGTAG; translated from the coding sequence GTGACGAGGCAACAGCATGTCTCAGTCCTGCGCCGTACGGTGGCGAAGGCCTGGGACGACCGGGTCCTCGGGCTCTCCGCCGAGGCCGCCTTCTGGCAGCTGCTCTCGCTGGCCCCGCTGTTCCTCGCGCTGCTCGGCAGCGTCGGCTACCTGTCCGGGCTGCTCGGCGCCGGCACCGTGAACCAGATCGAGGCGTCGCTGCTGGACGCCTCCCAGCGGGCGTTCGCGCCGAGCGTGGTCAACCAGATCATCACGCCGACGGTGGACGAGGTGCTACGCCGCGGCCGCGCCGACGTCATCAGCGTCGGCTTCCTGCTCGGCCTGTGGGCGGGCTCGTCGGCGACGGCGACGTTCGTGAACACCGTCACCATCGCGTACGGGATGCGCGACCTGCGCGGGGCCGTGCGCAGCCGGCTGCTGGCGCTCTGGCTCTACCTGCTCACCGTCGTGATCGGCATCGTCCTGCTGCCGGTGATGGTGCTCGGACCGGGCCGGCTGCTGCAGTTCTTCCCCGACTCCGTCCGGGGCGACGTCGAGTCGGTCATCAACGTCACGTACTGGCCGGTGGTCGCGCTGCTGCTGCTGGTCGGGCTGGTGACCTTCTACCACCTGGCCCCGCCGCGGCGGCTGCCCTGGCACCGCGGGTTCCCCGGCGCCATGCTGGCCGGCCTGGTGTTCGTGGGCGGGACGTTCGGGCTGCGGGAGTACATCAATTTCGTCGCCGACCGCGGGTTCTCCTACGGGGCGCTGGCCGCCCCGATCGGCGCCCTGCTGTTCTTCTACGTGCTCGCGCTGGCGGTGCTGCTCGGCGCCGAGCTGAACGCGACGATCGAGCAGACCTGGCCGACGCGGGCGCCGCTGCCGGTCACGAGGCCGTACCTGGCCCCGGACGCGGCGCTGCGCCGGCCGCAACCGCGCCACTTCAAGGCCGACCCGACCGCAGGCGGCGCAACCGCCGTCTCCCCCGACGTGACCACCGACCACTCGGCCGCCGACCACTCGGCCGCCGACCACTCGGCCACCGACCACTCGGCCACCGACCACTCGGCCACCGACCACTCGGCCACCGACCACTCGGCCGCTGACCACTCGGCCGCTGAGGGCCTCTCTGCTGGGCGGTCGTCGGTGGACGACAGAACCGCTCCGGAGGGGGCGGCGAACGGGCGCCGGCCGGACCGGGGCGCCACGAACGGGCGTCCGCCCGCCGACGCTGCCCCGGAGCGCCCCGTCAGGGCCGCGGACCAGGACGGGACCGCGGGTTAG
- a CDS encoding DUF3039 domain-containing protein — MTTPQIPGPGTAVEERTETRPDRDLRPEPGDSERFSHYVPKNKLMEALVNGTPVRALCGKIWTPSRDPKKYPVCPECKEIFENLPPGDDGDGPDR, encoded by the coding sequence ATGACCACGCCGCAGATCCCCGGACCCGGCACGGCCGTCGAGGAGCGCACCGAGACCCGGCCCGACCGGGATCTCCGGCCGGAGCCCGGCGACTCCGAACGGTTCTCGCACTACGTACCGAAGAACAAGCTGATGGAAGCGCTGGTCAACGGGACCCCCGTCCGGGCGTTGTGCGGGAAGATCTGGACGCCGTCGCGGGACCCGAAGAAGTACCCGGTGTGCCCGGAGTGCAAGGAGATCTTCGAGAACCTGCCGCCGGGTGACGACGGCGACGGTCCGGACCGCTAA
- a CDS encoding helix-turn-helix transcriptional regulator yields the protein MVRAKRKSLGLSQEKLAEKAGCDRQSINRVENAAYSPSLDRVFKLADALGLSLSDLFDEFDRVDSNSPSQNGSSGRDVPRQGHALGERAASG from the coding sequence GTGGTCCGGGCCAAGCGCAAGTCGCTCGGCCTGTCCCAGGAAAAGCTCGCCGAGAAGGCGGGCTGCGACCGGCAGTCGATCAACCGGGTCGAGAACGCCGCGTATTCGCCTTCGCTCGACCGCGTCTTCAAGCTCGCCGATGCTCTCGGCCTGAGCCTGTCGGATCTGTTCGACGAGTTCGACCGCGTCGACTCGAACAGTCCGAGCCAGAACGGCTCCTCCGGTCGCGACGTACCCCGGCAGGGGCACGCGCTCGGGGAGCGTGCCGCCTCCGGCTGA
- a CDS encoding DUF3099 domain-containing protein, whose product MTTVGRDGEPVLITEAEPSLDEQIAARRNKYLIMMATRVVSLVLAAVFYKTPWLLAIFVAGAVVLPWMAVLIANDRPPKKASKVSRFGGHPAPDRAITTSESDGRVIEG is encoded by the coding sequence GTGACGACCGTTGGCCGGGATGGCGAGCCGGTGCTCATCACCGAGGCCGAACCGAGTCTGGACGAACAGATTGCGGCCCGCCGCAACAAGTACCTGATCATGATGGCCACGCGCGTCGTGTCCCTGGTGCTCGCGGCCGTCTTCTACAAGACCCCGTGGCTGCTGGCGATCTTCGTCGCCGGCGCGGTCGTGCTGCCCTGGATGGCCGTGTTGATCGCCAACGACCGGCCGCCGAAGAAGGCCTCGAAGGTCAGCAGGTTCGGCGGGCACCCCGCTCCGGACCGGGCGATTACTACGTCCGAGAGCGACGGTCGGGTCATCGAGGGTTGA
- a CDS encoding HhH-GPD-type base excision DNA repair protein, which yields MGFMLSRQPAADALLDKDPLALVIGMVLDQQIPLEKAFSSPYVLTERLGHVPDAAEIAGMSEDDLVAVFSKPPALHRFPGSMAKRVQAMCQAVVDSYDNDVTNVWTQAVDGGDLVKRVGALPGFGKQKAQIFVALLGKQYGVDVPGWREAAGEFGPEGTYKSVADIRDDASLGLVREYKKQMKAAARAKA from the coding sequence ATGGGATTCATGCTGAGCCGGCAGCCTGCGGCGGACGCCCTGCTGGACAAGGATCCGCTGGCCCTGGTGATCGGGATGGTGCTGGATCAGCAGATCCCGTTGGAGAAGGCGTTCTCCAGTCCGTACGTGCTGACGGAGCGGCTTGGGCACGTGCCGGACGCGGCCGAGATCGCCGGGATGTCCGAGGACGACCTGGTCGCGGTCTTCTCGAAACCGCCGGCGTTGCACCGGTTCCCGGGGTCGATGGCCAAGCGGGTGCAGGCGATGTGCCAGGCCGTCGTGGACAGCTACGACAACGACGTCACGAACGTCTGGACGCAGGCCGTGGACGGCGGGGACCTGGTGAAGCGGGTCGGGGCGCTGCCCGGCTTCGGCAAGCAGAAGGCGCAGATCTTCGTCGCGCTGCTCGGCAAGCAGTACGGGGTGGACGTGCCCGGCTGGCGCGAGGCGGCGGGGGAGTTCGGCCCCGAGGGCACGTACAAGTCGGTGGCCGACATCCGCGACGACGCCTCACTCGGCCTGGTCCGCGAGTACAAGAAGCAGATGAAGGCCGCCGCCAGAGCCAAGGCTTGA
- a CDS encoding thioesterase family protein — translation MREDRRRLEPANYPLRFEARALYSDVDANRHVNNVAYVRWFEEGRAQLNERVAGPDALLNPPPGMQFLLVSLRLEYLAQVPYPSTVAVAAAVGRISGASYTILHALFHEARCAALGESVVVRAHDGRPVRLADAERAALEPFATFGS, via the coding sequence ATGCGGGAGGACAGGCGGCGGCTGGAGCCGGCGAACTATCCGTTGCGGTTCGAGGCGCGGGCTCTCTACAGCGACGTGGACGCCAATCGGCATGTCAACAACGTCGCGTACGTGCGCTGGTTCGAGGAGGGGCGGGCGCAGCTCAACGAGCGGGTCGCCGGCCCGGATGCGCTGCTGAACCCGCCGCCGGGGATGCAGTTCCTGCTGGTCAGCCTGCGACTGGAGTACCTGGCTCAGGTGCCGTACCCGAGCACGGTGGCCGTCGCCGCCGCGGTCGGCCGGATCAGCGGGGCCTCGTACACGATCCTGCACGCGCTGTTCCACGAGGCCCGGTGCGCGGCGCTCGGCGAGTCGGTCGTGGTGCGGGCGCACGACGGCCGGCCGGTCCGGCTGGCCGACGCCGAACGCGCAGCGCTGGAACCGTTCGCAACCTTCGGTTCCTGA